From a region of the Myxococcus guangdongensis genome:
- the hflC gene encoding protease modulator HflC yields MSRVATIVLGVAVLAIVLGFSSTYTLSEHEQAVITRFGQPRGQSITEPGLHFKQPFVDTVNRFDKRWLDWRGDPNQIPTKDKKYIWVDTFGRWRIVDPLRFFQRLRDERNAQSRLDDIIDGETRNTIASFALIEAVRSTNRPFEDDEYTTEEERGESLEQVAQGRDKLTRQIRLRAAEIVKEFGVELVDVQIRRINYVDEVQVKVFERMISERRRTAERSRSEGMGRAAEIRGQRERDLKEIRSEAYRKAQEITGKADAEATRIYAEAFGRDAEFYQFMRTLEAYPQVMDRSTSLFLGSDSEFYRYLRSSKK; encoded by the coding sequence ATGAGCCGCGTGGCAACGATTGTCCTCGGCGTCGCGGTGCTCGCCATCGTCCTGGGCTTCTCCAGCACGTACACCCTGAGCGAGCACGAGCAGGCCGTCATCACCCGCTTCGGCCAGCCCCGCGGCCAGTCCATCACCGAGCCGGGCCTGCACTTCAAGCAGCCCTTCGTCGACACGGTGAACCGCTTCGACAAGCGCTGGCTCGACTGGCGCGGCGACCCGAACCAGATTCCCACCAAGGACAAGAAGTACATCTGGGTGGACACCTTCGGTCGCTGGCGAATCGTCGACCCGCTGCGCTTCTTCCAGCGCCTGCGCGACGAGCGCAACGCCCAGTCCCGGCTGGACGACATCATCGACGGCGAGACGCGCAACACCATCGCGTCCTTCGCGTTGATTGAAGCGGTGCGCTCCACCAACCGCCCGTTCGAGGACGACGAGTACACCACCGAGGAGGAGCGCGGCGAGTCGCTGGAGCAGGTGGCCCAGGGACGCGACAAGCTCACCCGGCAGATTCGCCTGCGCGCGGCGGAAATCGTGAAGGAGTTCGGCGTGGAGCTGGTGGACGTGCAGATTCGTCGCATCAACTACGTCGACGAGGTCCAGGTGAAGGTCTTCGAGCGCATGATTTCCGAGCGGCGGCGCACCGCGGAGCGCTCGCGCTCGGAGGGCATGGGACGGGCGGCGGAGATTCGCGGCCAGCGCGAGCGCGACCTGAAGGAGATTCGCTCCGAGGCCTACCGCAAGGCGCAGGAGATCACCGGCAAGGCCGACGCCGAGGCGACGCGCATCTACGCCGAGGCCTTCGGTCGCGACGCGGAGTTCTACCAGTTCATGCGCACCCTGGAGGCCTACCCCCAGGTGATGGACCGCTCCACCTCGCTCTTCCTCGGGAGCGACTCGGAGTTCTATCGCTACCTGCGCAGCTCCAAGAAGTAG
- a CDS encoding discoidin domain-containing protein, with translation MHRPMSFNSLFLASALTLAFVPGCQDAPSPIDPTPEPLGTVSQGLACGGSLIPVMSARDNPVSGLVIASSEASASNPAWHAVDGSDSTMWLTASGQSTAWLTYEFFDGPRTLSHYAIKFSNGSLTNRAPRDWTLQGWSGSAWNTLDTRTLQTNWGGAEEREFSITTPGAYRKYRLMVTEDNTAGTGVDVLSIGRLSFYNCACATIVNQVPVMTSATAPSGTVAGSGFLQAGNEPWKAFDNVDTSASMWLSSKATPSWLSYEWPGAARILTRYAIKFPNGEAVTRAPKNWTLQAWNGSSWVVVDTRVDEFNWTSAERREYPLSVPRTFTRFKLDITDDNDPRTGVETVSIARLEFLGCERDTVPPIVPTFSGFTPTSPGTQTAVTLNGATEANATVRLFSGGTCAGSAIASFTATSAGAFSRALTVTANATSTFSAKAEDSAGNVSACSAAVSYTHDNVVPATPFQLAFVPSATGTTLTPQLTGRTEASALVRLFLGPTCGGAPLTTTPANATTGAFSFTPTVTANAVTSFSLRAVDAAGNVSVCSASVSFSHDTVAPAAPTFTAGMVPLSQSPIVAGIRVQAEPRSRLFLFMNDGCLDPVSAEVAVDSSGNALVPLTASQVGVPASIRIQDPAGNLSPCVSVEERCFAGFLDCDGNLTNGCETPVMDDPANCGACGTVCGGAASASGVCGAGTCGLACAVGTFDCDGSPLNGCESSTACAPGVCQVSPDRELLITALPVVEDPVRTTNGGVWTFGTLLRRMNGGQNPSEMVRTWLKTWETNQVIAGLPVAARSRILPDVLTPWETRSGGPSAPLDFDTAPFRLLAIVNRIDLRSEGAHSGEGRFVFGVTTPSGQDLPFTVILEYMLPGDGPEDIQRWARDWHELGSLPLGSPAYNTKLQAITDRFTQPFIAQGRFMGSAIHQVRTNENALNPLWELREFHFGPSGLVPAPVALTPELSLNGSPRLESFVQENAAAILAGTHEVPSLYQGQAFVAGSAITPFGLAWFVPGADPEVRHRFSLNTCNGCHAGETQTPFLHVFPRPAGAPSFLSPFLLGTQSVPDPLTGMPRVFDDLGRRDEDLETLVCGAPQSLAPSLGAVGEGLLTPRSLSGSMAPKPAAVPGFPPRSNLPPGRVH, from the coding sequence ATGCATCGCCCGATGTCTTTCAACAGCCTCTTCCTGGCGAGCGCCCTCACCCTGGCCTTCGTGCCCGGGTGTCAGGACGCCCCGTCCCCCATCGACCCCACCCCAGAGCCGCTCGGCACCGTCTCGCAAGGACTCGCCTGTGGCGGCAGCCTCATCCCCGTCATGTCGGCCCGCGACAACCCCGTCAGCGGCCTCGTCATCGCCTCCAGTGAGGCCAGCGCGTCCAATCCCGCCTGGCACGCGGTGGACGGCAGTGACAGCACCATGTGGCTCACCGCGAGCGGCCAGTCCACCGCTTGGCTCACCTACGAGTTCTTCGACGGGCCGCGCACCCTCTCGCACTACGCCATCAAGTTCTCCAACGGCTCGCTCACGAACCGCGCGCCCCGCGACTGGACGCTCCAGGGGTGGTCCGGCAGCGCGTGGAACACGCTGGACACCCGCACCCTCCAGACGAACTGGGGCGGCGCCGAGGAGCGTGAGTTCTCCATCACCACGCCCGGGGCCTACCGCAAGTACCGCCTCATGGTGACCGAGGACAACACCGCCGGCACCGGCGTGGACGTGCTCTCCATCGGCCGGCTGAGCTTCTACAACTGTGCCTGCGCCACCATCGTCAATCAGGTCCCCGTGATGACGAGCGCCACCGCGCCCTCCGGCACCGTCGCGGGCTCCGGCTTCCTCCAGGCGGGCAATGAGCCGTGGAAGGCCTTCGACAACGTCGACACCTCCGCGTCCATGTGGCTGTCCTCGAAGGCGACCCCCTCCTGGCTCTCCTACGAGTGGCCGGGCGCCGCGCGCATCCTCACCCGCTACGCCATCAAGTTCCCCAACGGCGAGGCGGTCACCCGCGCCCCGAAGAACTGGACCCTCCAGGCCTGGAACGGCTCTTCCTGGGTGGTCGTCGACACGCGCGTGGACGAGTTCAACTGGACGAGCGCGGAGCGACGTGAATACCCGCTCAGCGTCCCCAGGACCTTCACCCGCTTCAAGCTCGACATCACGGATGACAATGACCCGCGCACCGGCGTGGAGACCGTCTCCATCGCGCGCCTGGAGTTCCTCGGCTGCGAGCGCGACACCGTGCCGCCCATCGTCCCGACGTTCTCCGGCTTCACCCCGACCTCGCCCGGCACCCAGACGGCCGTCACCCTCAACGGCGCCACCGAGGCGAACGCCACCGTGCGCCTCTTCTCCGGAGGCACCTGCGCGGGCTCGGCCATCGCGAGCTTCACGGCCACGAGCGCGGGCGCCTTCTCCCGCGCGCTCACCGTGACGGCCAACGCCACGAGCACGTTCTCCGCGAAGGCGGAGGACTCTGCGGGCAACGTCTCCGCGTGCTCCGCCGCCGTCAGCTACACGCACGACAACGTCGTGCCCGCCACCCCCTTCCAGCTCGCCTTCGTCCCCAGCGCCACGGGCACCACGCTCACGCCGCAGCTCACGGGCCGCACCGAGGCCAGCGCGCTCGTGCGTCTGTTCCTGGGTCCCACCTGCGGGGGGGCCCCGCTGACCACCACCCCGGCGAACGCCACCACGGGTGCCTTCAGCTTCACCCCGACCGTGACGGCCAACGCGGTGACGAGCTTCTCCCTGCGCGCCGTGGACGCCGCGGGGAACGTGTCCGTCTGCTCCGCGTCGGTGTCGTTCTCGCATGACACCGTCGCGCCGGCCGCGCCGACCTTCACCGCGGGGATGGTGCCCCTGTCCCAGAGCCCCATCGTCGCGGGAATCCGCGTCCAGGCCGAGCCCCGCTCGCGCCTCTTCCTCTTCATGAACGATGGCTGCCTGGACCCGGTGAGCGCCGAGGTCGCGGTGGACAGCAGCGGCAACGCGCTGGTGCCCCTGACCGCGAGCCAGGTCGGCGTGCCCGCCTCCATCCGCATCCAGGACCCGGCGGGCAACCTGTCGCCGTGTGTGTCCGTGGAGGAGCGCTGTTTCGCGGGCTTCCTCGACTGTGATGGCAACCTGACCAACGGCTGTGAGACGCCGGTGATGGACGACCCCGCGAACTGCGGCGCGTGCGGCACCGTGTGTGGCGGCGCTGCCTCCGCCAGTGGCGTCTGCGGCGCGGGGACGTGCGGTCTCGCCTGCGCGGTGGGGACGTTCGACTGTGACGGCAGCCCCCTCAATGGCTGCGAGTCCAGCACGGCCTGCGCGCCCGGCGTGTGTCAGGTGTCGCCGGACCGCGAGCTGCTCATCACCGCGCTGCCCGTGGTGGAGGACCCGGTGCGGACCACCAACGGTGGCGTCTGGACGTTCGGCACGCTCCTGCGGCGCATGAACGGCGGACAGAACCCGTCGGAGATGGTGCGCACGTGGCTCAAGACGTGGGAGACGAACCAGGTCATCGCCGGCCTGCCCGTCGCCGCCCGCTCGCGCATCCTCCCCGACGTGCTCACGCCCTGGGAGACGCGCAGCGGCGGTCCCTCCGCTCCGCTCGACTTCGACACCGCGCCCTTCCGGCTGCTCGCCATCGTCAACCGCATCGACCTGCGCAGCGAGGGCGCGCACTCGGGCGAGGGGCGCTTCGTCTTCGGCGTCACCACGCCCTCGGGGCAGGACCTGCCCTTCACCGTCATCCTCGAGTACATGCTGCCCGGTGACGGCCCGGAGGACATCCAGCGCTGGGCGCGCGACTGGCACGAGCTGGGCTCGCTGCCGCTGGGCAGCCCCGCCTACAACACGAAGCTCCAGGCCATCACCGACCGCTTCACCCAGCCCTTCATCGCGCAGGGTCGCTTCATGGGCAGCGCCATCCACCAGGTGCGCACCAACGAGAACGCGCTCAACCCGCTGTGGGAGCTGCGCGAGTTCCACTTCGGTCCGAGCGGGCTCGTCCCGGCCCCCGTGGCCCTGACGCCGGAGCTCAGCCTCAACGGGTCGCCCCGGCTCGAGAGCTTCGTGCAGGAGAACGCCGCGGCCATCCTGGCCGGCACGCACGAGGTGCCCTCGCTGTACCAGGGACAGGCCTTCGTCGCCGGCTCGGCGATAACGCCCTTCGGCCTGGCGTGGTTCGTCCCTGGCGCGGACCCGGAGGTCCGGCATCGCTTCTCGCTGAACACGTGCAATGGCTGCCACGCGGGCGAGACGCAGACGCCGTTCCTCCACGTCTTCCCGCGCCCCGCGGGAGCCCCCTCGTTCCTGTCGCCCTTCCTCCTCGGGACGCAGTCCGTGCCGGACCCGCTCACGGGCATGCCCCGCGTCTTCGACGACCTGGGCCGACGGGACGAAGACTTGGAGACCCTGGTGTGTGGCGCGCCGCAGTCGCTGGCGCCGAGCCTGGGCGCGGTGGGCGAGGGGTTGCTCACGCCTCGCTCCCTGAGCGGCTCGATGGCTCCGAAGCCCGCAGCGGTGCCGGGCTTCCCGCCGCGCTCGAATCTGCCGCCGGGCCGCGTGCACTGA
- a CDS encoding endonuclease/exonuclease/phosphatase family protein produces the protein MSPSSHVVSLVCVVLGGAPPPAPAPVRVMAYNVLYSSPAEGIDKSLEVIEKEAPEVLCLRELTPGFAAAFRKRLGKDYPHLKLMPRKGGWGVGLASRHRLRRVERFAQKPHRMPGLEADVLVGGRTLKVACLHLMPPGATHRREDGLLETMRKNATLRKQQAEALVERYSKARGPVLLFGDMNESRTQEAMTTFAAAGFAHACHGPDALCGDTWPGAASVVPSFVEIDHILGRNLSLSGAKVLHGGGSDHFAVRASVAFPP, from the coding sequence ATGAGTCCTTCCAGCCACGTCGTGTCCCTTGTCTGTGTTGTCCTCGGTGGCGCGCCTCCACCCGCGCCAGCGCCCGTGCGGGTGATGGCATACAACGTCCTCTATTCCTCGCCGGCGGAGGGCATCGACAAGTCGCTGGAGGTCATCGAGAAGGAGGCGCCGGAGGTCCTGTGTCTGCGCGAGTTGACGCCTGGGTTCGCGGCGGCCTTCCGGAAGCGATTGGGGAAGGACTATCCCCATCTCAAGCTCATGCCCCGGAAAGGGGGGTGGGGCGTGGGGCTCGCCAGTCGACACCGGTTGCGGCGGGTGGAGCGCTTTGCCCAGAAGCCCCACCGCATGCCTGGGCTCGAAGCAGACGTGCTCGTTGGTGGGCGGACGCTGAAGGTGGCCTGTCTCCACCTGATGCCGCCGGGGGCCACGCATCGGCGGGAGGACGGCCTCCTGGAGACGATGCGGAAGAACGCGACCCTCCGCAAGCAGCAGGCCGAGGCCCTGGTGGAGCGCTATTCGAAGGCGCGCGGCCCGGTGCTGCTGTTTGGCGACATGAACGAGTCCCGCACGCAGGAGGCGATGACGACCTTCGCCGCCGCGGGCTTCGCGCATGCCTGTCATGGGCCGGACGCGCTCTGTGGAGACACCTGGCCGGGCGCGGCGTCCGTCGTCCCCAGCTTCGTGGAGATTGACCACATCCTGGGTCGGAACCTCTCGCTGTCGGGCGCCAAGGTGCTGCATGGGGGAGGCTCGGACCACTTCGCGGTGCGCGCGTCCGTCGCGTTCCCTCCGTGA
- the hflK gene encoding FtsH protease activity modulator HflK — MAWDPRVLKPEPNGRDPGDVLDELRRQLKRGLGRRLLIGGAALALLVGLFTSYAQVEPDEVGVILRLGRFVDTVEPGPHFRLPYGIDRIVKVPVQRQLKAEFGFRTESVGSRNTSYASSGSDMKRESLMLTGDLNVAVVEWIVQYKIKDPYKYLFKVKNVEGMLRDISEASMRAVVGDHSVNEVLTTGRQTVATQSKLLLQDLADRYETGVDIQQVVLQDVNPPDPVKPSFNEVNQAIQEKERAINEAFAELNRAIPRAKGEAEEALRSAEGYAIERVNRAKGEAERFTRVYDEYRKAPEVTRRRMYLETVSQVLTSTGQKVVMDENLKGLTPMLRMDGPDSAAAGAAQTTEAHR; from the coding sequence ATGGCATGGGACCCACGCGTCTTGAAGCCCGAGCCGAATGGCCGGGATCCTGGGGATGTACTGGATGAGCTGCGCAGGCAGCTCAAACGAGGCTTGGGCCGCCGGCTGCTCATCGGTGGCGCGGCCCTGGCCCTGCTGGTGGGCCTGTTCACCAGCTACGCGCAGGTAGAGCCCGACGAGGTCGGCGTCATCCTGCGGCTCGGGCGCTTCGTGGACACGGTGGAGCCGGGTCCGCACTTCCGGCTGCCGTATGGCATCGACCGCATCGTGAAGGTGCCGGTGCAGCGTCAGCTCAAGGCGGAGTTCGGCTTCCGCACCGAGTCCGTGGGCTCGCGCAACACGTCGTACGCCTCCAGCGGCTCGGACATGAAGCGCGAGTCCCTGATGCTCACCGGAGACCTCAACGTCGCCGTGGTCGAGTGGATCGTCCAATACAAGATCAAGGACCCGTACAAGTACCTCTTCAAGGTGAAGAACGTGGAGGGGATGCTGCGAGACATCTCCGAGGCGTCGATGCGCGCCGTCGTGGGTGACCACTCCGTCAACGAGGTCCTCACCACGGGCCGTCAGACGGTGGCCACGCAGTCCAAGCTGCTCCTCCAGGATTTGGCGGACCGCTACGAGACGGGCGTGGACATCCAGCAGGTGGTCCTCCAGGACGTGAACCCGCCCGACCCCGTCAAGCCGTCCTTCAACGAGGTCAACCAGGCCATCCAGGAGAAGGAGCGCGCCATCAACGAAGCCTTCGCCGAGCTCAACCGCGCCATTCCCCGCGCCAAGGGCGAGGCCGAGGAGGCGCTGCGCTCCGCGGAGGGCTACGCCATCGAGCGCGTCAACCGCGCCAAGGGCGAGGCCGAGCGCTTCACCCGCGTCTACGACGAGTACCGCAAGGCGCCGGAGGTCACCCGCCGCCGCATGTACCTGGAGACCGTCAGCCAGGTGCTCACCAGCACCGGGCAGAAGGTCGTCATGGATGAGAACCTCAAGGGGCTCACGCCCATGTTGCGCATGGACGGCCCGGACTCCGCGGCCGCCGGCGCGGCGCAGACGACGGAGGCCCACCGATGA